One window from the genome of Macaca fascicularis isolate 582-1 chromosome 7, T2T-MFA8v1.1 encodes:
- the WDR93 gene encoding WD repeat-containing protein 93 isoform X2, with protein MMSFPRGSQTQKIRHPIGTRKGPLEVPPPTEKDWPKDDEEDNVLVDPDEELDFLPQPYRMINKLVNLLFDQSWEIIEERNALRETESSQIQPTVFPPLGEIQLNKMPNCMAVSQDYVFIGGAKGFAIYNIYNAKQIYAWEKLKVDVTSIWATDLGNEILIAPVDEMGVIRLFYFYKEGLYLVKAINEVDDTSKQTTCIKMEVSQGGDFAAFLLQGAGDIWLDVYKLPKETWLKKVENPQLTSNPKKKVRQLQLNTLGLTSADQLEMDTNACFKGDIKLSLPVYIMKIKPPKPVTGTTFKSPLEVFAKIKDCYGLGSGQNHFIKDSQWEQQAEIFQASYKKYLDGEWEEEPLSHLLFPSSQLPLCNANGSQGPHRNDLCPWYTLDQKSQFLPVFTKPNSKG; from the exons ATGATGTCATTCCCCAGAGGAAGTCAGACCCAGAAGATAAGGCACCCCATTGGTACACGAAAGGGACCATTGGAGGTGCCACCCCCAACAGAGAAGGACTGGCCTAAAGACGATGAAGAGGATAATGTCCTTGTGGATCCAGATGAGGAGCTGgatttcttgcctcagccttatCGTATGATCAACAAACTGGTGAACCTTCTGTTTGACCAGTCTTGGGAAATTATTGAAGAAAGGAACGCACTGAGGGAAACTGAGAGCAGCCAGATCCAGCCCACTGTCTTCCCTCCACTTGGAGAAATCCAG CTCAACAAAATGCCAAACTGTATGGCTGTTTCCCAAGACTATGTGTTTATTGGAGGAGCCAAAGGATTTGCAATTTATAATATCTACAATGCTAAACAAATATATGCATGGGAGAAGCTTAAGGTTGATGTCACTTCCATCTGGGCCACAGATTTGGGGAATGAAATACTTATTGCTCCTGTGGATGAAATGG gtGTCATtagactcttttatttttataaggaaGGTCTTTACCTAGTCAAAGCCATCAATGAAGTG GATGATACCAGCAAGCAAACTACCTGTATAAAGATGGAGGTCTCTCAAGGAGGAGACTTTGCAGCCTTCCTCCTACAAG GAGCCGGAGATATTTGGCTGGATGTGTATAAATTGCCCAAGGAGACTTGGCTCAAGAAAGTAGAGAACCCCCAACTCACTTCAAATCcaaagaaaaaagtcagacaGCTGCAACTG AACACCCTTGGTCTCACTTCTGCAGATCAGTTAGAAATG GATACAAATGCTTGTTTCAAAGGAGACATTAAATTGAGTCTTCCAGTTTACATAATGAAGATCAAACCACCTAAGCCGGTTACAG GCACCACATTCAAAAGCCCCCTGGAAGTCTTTGCAAAGATCAAGGACTGCTACGGACTGGGCTCCGGGCAGAATCATTTCATCAAGGATAGTCAGTGGGAGCAGCAAGCTGAGATCTTCCAAGCTTCCTACAAGAAGTACCTAgatggggagtgggaggaggagccACTCAG CCACCTTCTATTTCCTTCTTCCCAGCTGCCTCTTTGCAATGCCAACGGAAGTCAAGGGCCCCACAG gaatGACCTGTGTCCTTGGTATACACTGGACCAGAAGTCACAATTTCTTCCTGTATTCACTAAACCGAACTCTAAAGGATAA